In one window of Maribacter sp. BPC-D8 DNA:
- a CDS encoding TonB-dependent receptor, which produces MKNNLFFQVLLLLFVGATYGQVTTSNIRGLVMDDQNLPLFGANIVAVHTPTGTKYGSITNEDGRFNLLNLRVGGPYKIEISYVGFKPYELTDVNLSLGQTFNVDIKLAGESQALDEVTVVSDRSGTFSSDRTGAETSVGRRELTRLPTISRSAADFTRLEPTASGNSFGGRNDQFNNFSLDGAIFNNPFGLDAATPGGQTDSQPISLDAIEQIQVSTAPYDVTQSGFTGASVNAVTKSGSNEFHGTVYGFFRNEDMTGGKIKGDEIVKPKLDQSQYGVSIGGPIVKNKLFFFANFEKDERTDLGTNGWAPNTGSGAINESRVLESDLINVQNQLLAAGYDPGAYQGFTHDAESTKGLLKLDWNINDNNRLAVIYNFLNASKQKPAHPTAIQFRGPNANTLQFQNSGYEINNELKSIQVELNSTLSETASNKLQVGYTHFNDFRSPFSTPAPSINITKDGSNYIIAGHEPFSVNNKLDQKVIQITNNLNFYKGDHTYTVGFSLEKFMFDNSFNLTAYGFDLFGGVDIADFDASTYNFAGPRATFNANNAVPDGEGWALAETNVGQLAFYVQDEWNVNEKFKLTYGVRFDKPLFFDSATKAQDVIDRGFVIADQPYQNPNTGETVFIDNTQMPSNDWLISPRVGFNYDVYGDRSLQLRGGSGLFTGRFPFVWLGNQISSPDVFFLQAVDPDYKFPQVWRTNLGADKRLDNGMVLTADLSYTKDINGPHVQNWALTSPSGNLSGVDTRATYTAGDLLNSFGLGAGPYVFTNSNKGRIWNASLKAQKTFDKGLYAMLAYSYLDAKDVNSIEAEITSDAFAGNPVINDANADVLAPSKYGDKHRFIGVASKNWEYDNGKWGTTLSTFFEYAQGGRFNYTYGGDINGDGSGINDLIYVPTSAEIGQMQFAGAGQGAAFDTYIAQDDYLSDRRGQYAERYGALAPWRGRWDVKFLQDYKITVSEGKTNTIQFSVDVLNIGNMISSDWGLVQQPNNIQPVGVTVDPGTSIPTYTFSPELTQTFGYDASLLSRWQAQVGLRYIF; this is translated from the coding sequence ATGAAAAACAACTTGTTTTTTCAAGTATTGCTGCTGCTTTTTGTAGGCGCAACCTACGGTCAGGTTACTACCTCTAATATTAGAGGTTTAGTAATGGATGACCAAAATCTACCACTATTTGGCGCAAATATTGTCGCTGTCCACACACCAACAGGTACTAAGTACGGATCAATTACCAATGAAGATGGTAGATTCAACCTTTTAAACCTTCGTGTTGGTGGTCCTTACAAAATTGAAATCTCGTATGTAGGTTTTAAACCTTACGAACTTACCGATGTTAATTTGTCATTAGGGCAAACCTTCAATGTTGATATTAAATTAGCAGGTGAAAGTCAGGCATTAGACGAAGTTACAGTAGTTTCTGATCGTTCGGGTACTTTTAGTAGCGACCGTACTGGTGCAGAAACTAGTGTGGGTAGAAGAGAATTAACACGTCTACCAACTATTTCACGTTCTGCTGCAGATTTTACACGTTTAGAGCCAACGGCAAGTGGTAATTCTTTCGGAGGAAGAAATGATCAGTTTAATAATTTCTCTTTAGATGGTGCTATTTTTAATAATCCTTTCGGATTAGATGCGGCTACACCAGGTGGTCAAACAGATTCTCAACCAATATCGTTAGATGCAATTGAGCAAATTCAAGTATCTACAGCGCCATATGATGTTACGCAATCAGGATTTACGGGAGCTTCTGTAAATGCAGTGACTAAAAGTGGTTCTAACGAATTTCACGGTACAGTATATGGTTTCTTCAGAAATGAAGATATGACCGGTGGTAAAATTAAAGGCGATGAGATTGTAAAGCCTAAATTGGATCAAAGTCAATACGGTGTTAGTATTGGTGGTCCAATAGTAAAAAATAAATTGTTCTTCTTCGCCAACTTTGAAAAAGACGAACGTACAGATTTAGGTACTAATGGTTGGGCGCCTAATACAGGCTCAGGAGCAATAAACGAATCTAGAGTTTTAGAAAGCGATTTAATTAATGTGCAAAATCAATTATTAGCGGCAGGTTATGATCCAGGTGCTTATCAAGGGTTTACACATGATGCTGAATCTACAAAAGGTCTTTTGAAATTAGATTGGAATATTAATGACAATAACCGTTTAGCAGTTATTTATAACTTCTTGAATGCATCTAAACAAAAACCAGCTCACCCAACAGCAATACAGTTTAGAGGTCCGAATGCAAATACATTGCAATTTCAGAATTCAGGATATGAAATAAACAATGAGCTTAAATCTATTCAAGTTGAATTAAACTCAACTTTATCAGAAACCGCTTCTAACAAGTTGCAAGTAGGGTATACTCATTTTAACGATTTTAGAAGTCCGTTTTCTACCCCAGCTCCTTCTATAAATATTACAAAAGATGGTTCTAACTATATAATTGCTGGTCATGAGCCATTTTCAGTAAATAACAAATTAGATCAAAAAGTAATTCAAATTACTAACAACCTTAATTTTTATAAAGGTGATCATACGTATACAGTAGGTTTTTCATTAGAAAAGTTCATGTTCGATAACTCGTTTAACTTAACCGCTTACGGTTTTGATTTATTCGGTGGTGTTGATATTGCAGATTTCGATGCATCAACTTATAATTTCGCCGGTCCACGCGCTACTTTTAACGCTAACAATGCTGTGCCAGATGGTGAAGGTTGGGCTTTAGCTGAAACTAATGTTGGTCAATTAGCATTTTACGTTCAAGATGAGTGGAATGTAAATGAGAAATTTAAATTAACATACGGTGTTCGTTTCGATAAGCCGTTGTTTTTTGATTCAGCAACAAAAGCACAAGATGTAATAGACAGAGGTTTTGTTATTGCAGATCAGCCTTACCAAAATCCAAATACAGGTGAAACGGTTTTTATAGACAACACTCAAATGCCTTCTAATGATTGGTTGATTTCACCAAGAGTAGGTTTTAACTATGATGTTTACGGAGATAGATCATTACAATTACGTGGTGGATCTGGTTTGTTTACAGGTCGTTTCCCGTTCGTATGGTTAGGAAATCAAATTTCATCACCAGATGTATTTTTCTTGCAAGCAGTTGATCCAGACTACAAGTTTCCACAAGTTTGGAGAACTAATTTAGGTGCAGATAAGCGTTTAGATAATGGTATGGTGCTTACGGCAGATTTGTCTTATACTAAAGATATCAATGGTCCGCATGTACAGAACTGGGCATTGACGTCTCCTTCCGGTAATTTATCTGGGGTTGATACAAGAGCCACATATACCGCTGGCGATTTATTAAATAGCTTTGGTTTAGGAGCAGGACCTTACGTTTTTACAAACTCAAATAAGGGTAGAATTTGGAACGCGTCATTAAAAGCTCAAAAGACATTTGATAAAGGTTTGTATGCAATGTTGGCATATAGCTATTTAGATGCTAAAGATGTAAACTCGATTGAAGCGGAGATTACTTCAGATGCTTTTGCGGGTAATCCGGTTATAAACGATGCAAATGCAGATGTTTTGGCTCCTTCTAAATATGGAGATAAGCATAGATTTATTGGTGTAGCTAGTAAAAATTGGGAATACGATAATGGTAAATGGGGAACTACACTTTCTACATTCTTTGAATATGCTCAAGGTGGTAGATTTAATTATACCTATGGTGGTGATATTAATGGTGATGGATCAGGTATTAATGACTTGATTTATGTACCAACATCGGCTGAAATAGGTCAAATGCAATTTGCAGGAGCTGGTCAAGGTGCTGCTTTTGATACTTATATTGCTCAAGATGATTACTTAAGTGATCGTAGAGGGCAATATGCAGAGCGTTACGGAGCTTTAGCACCATGGAGAGGTCGATGGGATGTAAAGTTCTTACAAGATTATAAAATCACGGTATCTGAAGGTAAAACAAATACAATTCAATTTAGTGTTGATGTATTGAATATTGGTAATATGATCAGTTCTGATTGGGGATTGGTGCAACAACCAAACAACATTCAGCCAGTAGGTGTAACTGTTGATCCAGGTACAAGTATACCAACATATACGTTTAGTCCAGAGTTAACTCAAACGTTTGGTTATGATGCTAGTTTGTTATCTAGATGGCAAGCACAAGTAGGATTGAGATATATCTTCTAA
- a CDS encoding DUF6495 family protein encodes MKYTRLTKEQLEELHPEFINFLATQSITGDEWDSIKKDKPKVAEEELDVFSDLVWEGVLSKVSYLENISDKQMHLFHLTDKEMKLISVKVMNPEIDLTTAVGFDWFKRNWQSDFVEYLTAAKAYTDDKNVDKFLLLQQGAVITKGDLYKWFEKVIGTAQNN; translated from the coding sequence ATGAAATATACGAGGCTAACAAAAGAGCAATTGGAAGAATTGCATCCAGAATTTATTAATTTTCTGGCGACACAATCTATTACGGGTGATGAGTGGGATTCGATAAAAAAAGATAAACCAAAAGTAGCGGAAGAAGAACTAGACGTTTTTAGCGATTTGGTTTGGGAAGGAGTGTTGAGCAAGGTTTCTTATTTAGAGAATATTTCAGATAAGCAAATGCACCTATTTCATTTAACCGATAAAGAGATGAAACTGATATCGGTAAAAGTGATGAACCCAGAAATTGATTTAACTACAGCAGTTGGTTTTGACTGGTTTAAAAGAAACTGGCAATCAGACTTCGTAGAATATTTGACCGCAGCAAAAGCATATACCGATGATAAGAATGTAGATAAGTTTTTGTTGTTACAACAAGGTGCGGTAATTACTAAGGGAGATTTGTACAAGTGGTTCGAAAAAGTAATCGGTACTGCTCAAAACAATTAA
- the hisS gene encoding histidine--tRNA ligase: MAQKPSIPKGTRDFNPSEIAKRNYIFDIIKRNFQTYGFQPIETPSFENSDTLLGKYGEEGDRLIFKILNSGDFISKVDDATYADKKSNSIAPKITEKALRYDLTVPFARYVVMHQNELDFPFKRYQIQPVWRADRPQKGRFREFFQCDADVVGSDSLLQEVELIQLYDAVFSELKLEGATIKMNNRKILAGIAEVIGAKDLLIDFTVALDKLDKIGEDGVKKEMLAKGISEEAIEKASPLFLPQGTNEEQLERLDALLKDSEEGKKGLEELRFILETIAVLGLQSANLSIDVTLARGLNYYTGAIFEVAAPEGVKMGSIGGGGRYDDLTGIFGLKNVSGVGISFGLDRIYLVLEDLNLFPEAIDKSLQVLCVNFGDKEAMAALKLVSQLRKSGVKADIYPSSAKMQKQMKYANNRNVPYVILIGEQELSNNSFIVKNMNEGSQQEYSLDNVSQFVTFLS, from the coding sequence ATGGCACAGAAACCATCTATACCAAAAGGAACTCGCGATTTTAATCCATCAGAAATAGCAAAGCGTAATTATATTTTTGATATCATAAAAAGGAATTTTCAAACGTATGGCTTTCAGCCAATTGAAACTCCTTCTTTTGAGAATTCAGATACGTTGTTGGGTAAATATGGAGAAGAAGGTGATCGATTAATTTTTAAGATTTTAAATTCTGGCGATTTTATTAGCAAGGTAGATGATGCCACTTATGCTGATAAAAAATCGAACAGTATTGCACCGAAAATTACAGAAAAAGCATTGCGATACGACTTAACAGTGCCGTTTGCACGCTATGTAGTAATGCATCAAAATGAGTTGGATTTTCCTTTTAAACGCTATCAAATTCAACCGGTATGGAGAGCAGATAGACCACAAAAAGGAAGGTTTAGAGAATTTTTTCAATGCGATGCTGATGTCGTAGGGTCAGATTCCTTATTACAAGAAGTAGAATTAATTCAATTGTATGATGCTGTATTTTCCGAATTAAAATTGGAAGGTGCAACCATAAAAATGAACAATAGAAAAATCTTAGCTGGTATAGCAGAAGTTATCGGAGCTAAAGATTTATTGATAGATTTTACCGTAGCACTTGATAAGTTAGATAAAATAGGGGAGGACGGCGTTAAAAAAGAAATGCTTGCTAAAGGAATTTCTGAGGAAGCTATTGAAAAAGCATCTCCATTATTTTTACCTCAAGGTACTAATGAAGAGCAATTAGAGCGTTTAGATGCACTTCTAAAAGATTCTGAAGAAGGTAAAAAAGGATTAGAAGAACTTCGTTTTATTTTAGAAACGATAGCTGTTTTAGGTTTGCAATCTGCTAATTTATCGATTGATGTAACCCTTGCGCGCGGACTAAATTATTACACAGGAGCCATTTTTGAAGTTGCTGCACCAGAAGGTGTGAAAATGGGATCTATAGGTGGTGGCGGTCGCTATGACGACCTTACCGGTATTTTTGGACTTAAGAATGTAAGCGGAGTAGGTATTTCATTTGGTCTAGATCGTATTTATTTGGTTTTGGAAGATTTAAATCTTTTTCCAGAAGCAATAGATAAATCACTTCAAGTATTATGTGTCAATTTTGGAGATAAAGAAGCTATGGCAGCTTTAAAACTGGTAAGTCAGTTACGTAAGTCGGGTGTTAAAGCAGATATTTATCCTTCAAGTGCTAAGATGCAAAAGCAGATGAAATATGCTAATAACCGCAATGTACCTTATGTCATTTTAATAGGGGAGCAAGAGTTGAGCAATAATTCCTTCATCGTTAAAAACATGAACGAAGGCTCACAACAAGAGTATAGTTTAGACAATGTTTCTCAATTTGTTACTTTTTTAAGTTAA
- a CDS encoding SDR family NAD(P)-dependent oxidoreductase: MANSNKLSGKNILITAGAQGIGEAITKHFIDSGANVAIHYFSSADTANELVKYAIDKGLKAIAISGDLTKEEDANSLVEKTIEALGGLNVLINNAGSLVARKMLSEMETEFWHKVMDINLTSMMFVTRAAAPYLAKNENSSIVNLASLAGRKGGHPGSLVYSTSKGAILTYTRALASELGPQGTRVNAVAPGLILGTSFHNTHTTKESAAETTKGIPIQRAGNADDVARAVLYLASEYDGFITGATLDINGGVYNM, translated from the coding sequence ATGGCGAATAGCAACAAATTATCTGGAAAAAATATACTCATTACCGCTGGTGCTCAGGGAATTGGAGAAGCAATCACCAAGCATTTTATCGACAGTGGCGCCAATGTTGCTATTCATTATTTTTCAAGTGCAGATACTGCAAATGAATTAGTAAAATACGCAATAGATAAGGGTTTAAAGGCAATAGCAATAAGTGGAGACCTAACAAAAGAAGAAGATGCTAATTCATTAGTTGAGAAAACAATTGAAGCTTTAGGAGGTCTTAACGTCTTGATCAATAATGCAGGTTCATTAGTTGCGCGTAAAATGCTAAGCGAAATGGAAACTGAATTTTGGCATAAGGTGATGGATATTAATCTTACATCAATGATGTTCGTAACAAGAGCTGCAGCACCATATTTAGCTAAAAATGAAAATAGTAGCATTGTCAACTTGGCTTCATTGGCAGGACGTAAAGGAGGTCACCCAGGATCTTTGGTTTATTCTACTAGTAAAGGCGCTATTTTAACCTACACTAGGGCACTTGCTTCAGAATTAGGTCCTCAAGGTACAAGAGTAAATGCTGTTGCACCAGGACTGATTTTAGGTACCTCATTTCACAATACACATACAACCAAAGAATCTGCAGCAGAAACTACAAAAGGTATTCCTATTCAAAGAGCGGGTAACGCCGATGATGTAGCTAGAGCTGTGTTGTATTTAGCCTCTGAATATGATGGCTTTATTACTGGAGCTACGCTTGATATCAATGGCGGAGTCTATAACATGTAA
- a CDS encoding RbsD/FucU family protein gives MLKTPVIHPTIMEALGRSGHFAQVVIADGNLPVGAMSGPNSTTVHLNFKPGLLDALTVLEGILEVCPVQGAIVMDKPAEANAEIHDAYKKLLGDVTWDEMERWAFYDKIRDKNTTLIIQTGEQRRFANLILTVGVVKMAEESGF, from the coding sequence ATGCTTAAGACACCGGTTATTCATCCAACAATTATGGAAGCGCTTGGGCGTTCAGGTCATTTTGCGCAAGTTGTTATTGCAGATGGTAATTTGCCTGTTGGTGCAATGAGCGGTCCGAATTCTACAACAGTACACCTTAATTTTAAACCCGGATTGTTAGATGCACTTACTGTTTTGGAAGGTATTTTAGAAGTTTGCCCGGTACAAGGCGCAATTGTTATGGACAAACCTGCAGAAGCAAACGCTGAAATTCACGATGCCTATAAAAAATTACTTGGCGATGTAACTTGGGATGAAATGGAACGTTGGGCTTTCTATGATAAAATTAGAGATAAAAATACGACCTTAATAATACAGACAGGTGAGCAGCGTCGTTTCGCTAATTTAATCTTAACAGTTGGTGTCGTTAAGATGGCTGAAGAATCCGGATTTTAA
- a CDS encoding NUDIX hydrolase, which yields MDELIDILDAEGNMTFTTAMKSEAHKNGWFHQTVHIWFYTSDGKILLQQRGKNKDVYPLLWDISVAGHIGAGENIITSALREVQEEIGLTIAASDLEKIGIFKSIKNHSETLKDYEFHHTFIAELKLPFNALQKQDSEVEALKLVSKNQFGTELKDVSTYNYVPHDTSYYETILEEISNRLNSI from the coding sequence ATGGATGAATTAATTGACATTTTAGATGCTGAAGGCAACATGACTTTTACGACTGCCATGAAATCTGAAGCACATAAAAATGGATGGTTTCACCAAACGGTCCATATTTGGTTCTATACTTCGGATGGAAAAATTTTACTGCAGCAACGCGGGAAGAATAAAGATGTATATCCGTTATTGTGGGATATATCTGTTGCAGGACATATTGGCGCTGGTGAAAATATTATAACATCTGCCTTACGAGAAGTACAAGAAGAAATAGGATTGACAATAGCCGCTTCAGATTTAGAAAAAATAGGAATTTTTAAATCCATAAAAAATCATTCTGAAACTTTGAAAGATTATGAGTTTCATCACACGTTTATAGCTGAACTAAAATTGCCATTTAATGCACTTCAAAAGCAAGATAGCGAGGTCGAAGCCTTGAAATTAGTCTCAAAAAACCAGTTCGGCACTGAGTTAAAAGACGTTTCAACATATAACTATGTACCTCATGACACTTCTTATTATGAAACTATACTTGAAGAAATATCAAATAGATTAAATAGCATTTAG
- a CDS encoding M42 family metallopeptidase: MTDKKIITKKSQDFFEKYLNNAAPTGYEWEGQKIWMEYLKPYVDTFITDTYGTAVGVINPDAKYKVVIEGHSDEISWYVNYITDNGLIHVIRNGGSDHQIAPSKWVNIHTSKGIVKGIFGWPAIHTRKGPKEETPKIENITVDVGATNKEEVEKLGVHVGCVITYPDEFQILNKNKYVCRAIDNRAGGFMIAEVARLLHENKVKLPFGLYITNSVQEEIGLRGAEMITQTIKPNVAIVTDVCHDTTTPMINKAIQGHTEIGAGPVISYAPAVQNKLRERIIKTAEDNKIPFQRMAASRSTGTDTDAFAYSNGGVASALISLPLRYMHTTVETVHKDDVENVIRLIYETLLTIKDGETFSYFD, from the coding sequence ATGACTGATAAAAAAATAATTACCAAAAAGTCTCAAGACTTTTTTGAAAAATACTTGAATAATGCTGCCCCTACAGGATATGAGTGGGAAGGGCAAAAAATATGGATGGAATACCTAAAACCTTATGTAGATACATTCATTACCGATACATATGGTACTGCTGTAGGTGTTATAAACCCTGATGCCAAATACAAAGTAGTTATTGAAGGTCATTCTGATGAAATTTCTTGGTATGTAAACTACATTACCGATAATGGTTTGATTCATGTTATTAGAAATGGCGGAAGTGATCATCAAATAGCTCCATCTAAATGGGTAAATATTCATACAAGCAAGGGTATTGTAAAAGGTATTTTTGGATGGCCAGCAATACATACTAGAAAGGGACCTAAAGAGGAAACTCCGAAAATTGAGAATATTACTGTTGATGTTGGTGCCACAAATAAAGAAGAAGTAGAAAAACTTGGTGTTCATGTAGGTTGTGTTATTACTTACCCAGATGAGTTTCAAATTCTTAACAAGAATAAATATGTTTGTAGAGCGATAGATAACCGTGCTGGTGGATTCATGATTGCTGAAGTTGCTCGTTTACTTCATGAAAATAAAGTGAAGTTGCCATTCGGACTTTATATTACCAACTCTGTTCAAGAAGAAATAGGTTTACGTGGTGCAGAAATGATTACACAGACCATAAAGCCTAATGTTGCCATAGTAACAGATGTTTGTCACGACACTACTACACCAATGATCAACAAAGCGATACAAGGTCATACCGAAATTGGTGCTGGTCCGGTTATTTCTTATGCGCCTGCAGTTCAAAACAAATTGCGCGAACGTATCATTAAAACTGCTGAAGATAACAAGATACCATTTCAAAGAATGGCTGCATCTAGATCTACTGGTACAGATACAGATGCTTTTGCCTACAGTAATGGCGGCGTTGCTTCTGCATTAATTTCTTTACCATTGCGCTACATGCATACAACTGTAGAAACGGTTCATAAAGATGATGTGGAAAACGTTATTCGTTTAATTTACGAAACACTCTTAACAATTAAAGACGGAGAAACTTTTAGCTACTTCGATTAA
- a CDS encoding DUF4294 domain-containing protein, with translation MKYNFLLLFLLFSGISICNAQVPEQELDSITEKMIIVAGDSLVQSSIALEEAYVFGKLKFSSYDDKLRYYILRRKTQKVYPYAKMAAERLVELNDSLADMKNNRKRKKYTKKVQKFIEEEFSEELKKLTRTEGQILVKLIYRQTGTTAFDLVKDLRNGWRAFWYNTTAKLFSISIKEEFHPDLIEEDYLIEDILQRAFSKGKLERQETVLDYDYDKLYNKWKRTTKVPKD, from the coding sequence ATGAAATATAACTTTTTACTTCTTTTTTTACTCTTCAGCGGTATTTCTATTTGCAATGCCCAGGTTCCAGAACAAGAACTCGATTCTATTACAGAAAAGATGATTATTGTTGCTGGTGATTCTTTGGTGCAAAGTTCAATTGCCTTAGAAGAGGCTTATGTATTCGGTAAGCTTAAGTTTTCATCTTATGACGATAAATTGCGGTATTACATTTTGCGCAGAAAGACGCAGAAGGTATATCCGTATGCAAAAATGGCTGCTGAACGTCTGGTAGAGTTGAACGATAGTTTAGCTGATATGAAGAATAATAGAAAGCGAAAGAAATACACCAAAAAAGTACAGAAGTTTATTGAAGAGGAGTTTTCTGAAGAATTGAAAAAGTTGACACGTACCGAAGGTCAAATTCTAGTGAAGTTAATTTATAGACAAACTGGTACAACTGCTTTTGACTTGGTTAAAGACTTACGCAATGGCTGGCGCGCCTTTTGGTACAATACTACAGCGAAGCTTTTTAGTATTAGTATAAAGGAAGAATTTCATCCTGATTTAATAGAAGAAGACTATTTAATAGAAGATATATTGCAACGTGCCTTTTCTAAAGGTAAGCTAGAGAGGCAAGAAACCGTTCTTGATTACGATTATGATAAGTTGTATAATAAATGGAAGAGAACAACTAAAGTGCCTAAAGATTAA
- a CDS encoding DUF6095 family protein produces MRRTDKDMLVTGLKRLAITVVLMFTAPIVLYQAFKNQENFLFWPVCIVGIILGFFAVRTGFKGITTIMDSMFGKKTKSS; encoded by the coding sequence ATGAGACGAACTGATAAAGACATGCTGGTAACCGGCTTAAAACGCCTAGCCATAACAGTGGTATTAATGTTTACCGCGCCTATAGTATTGTATCAAGCATTTAAAAATCAAGAGAACTTTTTATTCTGGCCTGTTTGTATTGTTGGGATAATTCTGGGATTCTTCGCCGTTAGAACAGGCTTTAAAGGTATAACGACAATAATGGATTCTATGTTCGGTAAAAAAACAAAATCATCTTAA
- a CDS encoding DUF4249 family protein, whose translation MKRYLLLLLTITSFISCEDVVDIELPENETRLIVNGVIRVDETQEYLPIEIAVSESSSFFDENTIASLKSATIYYGTPREDAPEILEGGGISNLAEVEPGSGKWVPDPSFDSDQRIRVSSINEGDVFQLILETEEERYFATTTYVKSVPIDSLVQGDETLFSGDETEVIVTFTDPDESDDFYLLDLDFGEFLVTEDEFYQGQTFVFSYFYDNDLEIDTSSVVDISLLGVDESFYNYMNQIIVQSGGDQGPFQTPAATVRGNIINITGIDNNEVFDNVERSDNFALGYFAIIEEYKDSIIITNDETN comes from the coding sequence ATGAAACGTTATTTGTTATTATTGCTAACTATTACGTCTTTCATTTCTTGTGAAGACGTTGTTGATATAGAGCTCCCTGAAAATGAAACTAGACTTATCGTAAACGGTGTTATTAGAGTTGATGAAACACAAGAGTATCTACCTATAGAAATAGCGGTTTCTGAGAGTAGTTCTTTCTTTGATGAAAACACTATTGCATCATTAAAAAGCGCTACTATATATTACGGAACCCCTAGAGAAGATGCCCCCGAAATATTAGAAGGTGGCGGTATATCAAACTTAGCAGAAGTTGAACCTGGTAGTGGAAAATGGGTGCCTGACCCTTCTTTTGATAGTGATCAGCGAATTAGAGTTAGTAGTATTAATGAGGGCGATGTGTTTCAATTAATTCTAGAAACAGAAGAAGAGCGTTATTTCGCAACCACAACTTACGTAAAATCGGTGCCAATAGATTCGCTGGTTCAAGGTGACGAAACACTTTTTTCAGGTGATGAAACAGAGGTTATCGTAACCTTTACAGACCCTGACGAAAGTGATGATTTTTATCTTTTAGATTTAGATTTCGGAGAATTTCTGGTAACCGAAGATGAATTTTACCAAGGTCAAACTTTTGTGTTTTCATACTTTTATGACAATGATTTAGAAATAGATACAAGCTCAGTGGTAGATATAAGTCTTTTAGGAGTAGATGAATCATTTTATAATTACATGAACCAAATTATTGTTCAGTCTGGTGGCGACCAAGGTCCCTTTCAAACGCCAGCAGCAACAGTACGCGGCAATATTATAAATATTACAGGCATCGATAATAACGAGGTTTTTGATAATGTAGAAAGATCGGATAATTTTGCCTTGGGTTATTTTGCAATAATTGAGGAATACAAGGATAGTATAATAATTACAAACGATGAGACGAACTGA